From the Leifsonia sp. AG29 genome, one window contains:
- a CDS encoding glycosyltransferase family 4 protein, with translation MSRAPRRRVAVISQTPPPVHGATLMTARLLDTLRALGHPVRFVDKRFSRAVSDIGVPSVRKVFALLGLLARTLRMVIGWRPQVTILFATTRPASFVVDWLVSEVLRLSRRSGGRIVLYLHSQGFRQLAERDGPWRFMVGRLFGCADEVVCLGPTLTADPAPFARSPISCLPNTPAEEPVLDRSAEPSTVLFLSNLIRGKGAESFARIAASASARLPSLRAVIAGHAGEPAVERAVRAELEERSATHAVSLIGPVAGEAKWRALNGARSLAFTSELEEAQPLTIIEAMACGVPVVAFRRGGIADLIEHGVTGYLVPPGEELTFADHVLRLQTDDALHARLSAGARERFADVHSAQAFSEAWEETIRRVAS, from the coding sequence ATGAGCCGGGCTCCCCGCCGCCGCGTCGCCGTCATCAGCCAGACGCCGCCTCCCGTCCACGGGGCCACGCTCATGACCGCGCGGCTGCTCGACACGCTGCGAGCGCTCGGGCACCCGGTGCGGTTCGTCGACAAGCGGTTCAGCCGGGCCGTCTCCGACATCGGCGTGCCCTCGGTGCGCAAGGTCTTCGCCCTCCTCGGCCTGCTGGCCCGCACCCTCCGGATGGTCATCGGCTGGAGGCCGCAGGTCACGATCCTCTTCGCCACGACGCGTCCGGCATCCTTCGTCGTCGACTGGCTCGTCAGCGAGGTGCTGCGGCTCTCCCGGCGCTCCGGCGGCCGGATCGTGCTCTACTTGCATTCACAGGGGTTCCGGCAGCTGGCTGAGCGCGACGGCCCGTGGCGCTTCATGGTCGGGCGGCTTTTCGGCTGCGCCGACGAGGTCGTCTGCCTCGGGCCGACCCTGACCGCCGACCCCGCCCCCTTCGCGCGGTCGCCGATCAGCTGCCTGCCGAACACTCCGGCCGAGGAGCCGGTGCTCGACCGCTCCGCCGAGCCGTCGACGGTGCTGTTCCTCTCCAACCTCATCCGTGGCAAGGGAGCCGAGTCGTTCGCGCGCATCGCGGCCTCCGCGTCGGCGCGCCTCCCGAGCCTGCGCGCGGTCATCGCTGGGCACGCCGGTGAGCCGGCTGTCGAGCGGGCTGTGCGTGCGGAACTGGAGGAGCGTTCCGCGACCCATGCGGTGTCGCTCATCGGCCCGGTCGCTGGCGAGGCCAAGTGGCGCGCCCTGAACGGCGCGCGCTCCCTCGCGTTCACGTCGGAGCTCGAGGAGGCGCAACCGCTGACGATCATCGAGGCGATGGCGTGCGGCGTGCCGGTCGTGGCGTTCCGTCGCGGCGGCATCGCCGACCTGATCGAGCACGGCGTCACCGGATACCTGGTCCCTCCCGGCGAGGAGCTGACCTTCGCCGACCACGTCCTGCGTCTCCAGACCGACGACGCGCTGCACGCCCGGCTGTCAGCCGGCGCGCGGGAGCGCTTCGCCGACGTGCATTCGGCGCAGGCCTTCTCCGAAGCATGGGAGGAGACGATCAGGAGGGTCGCCTCATGA